From one Pempheris klunzingeri isolate RE-2024b chromosome 9, fPemKlu1.hap1, whole genome shotgun sequence genomic stretch:
- the rom1b gene encoding rod outer segment membrane protein 1b encodes MLLKMKFTQQRRVRLAQGLWLMSWLAVMCGTFIFCLGVYLKTELIRRAEVMENSEIHVVPNILMMVGLASIGTNWVASRVCQDSLDAARFPRWKVFLLAWFVVAALICFLLVAVVVLSYALQGRLEESLKVGLRNGIRFYKDTDVPGRCFQKETIDRLQMEFHCCGNNNFKDWFEVQWVSNRYLDYTSKDVKDRIRSNVDGRYLLDAVPFSCCNPASPRPCLQYQLTDNSAHHSYEYQSEELNLYSRGCRQALIEHYMQLMNSTGPGVLSIILIQLSVLVSLRYLQTAVEAAMLLEDPEGESEGYLLEKDVKETIEEIKANVLTMLKFGQVDSSTTEVSPEGEGEKPAS; translated from the exons ATGCTGCTGAAGATGAAGTTCACCCAGCAGCGGCGGGTGCGTCTAGCCCAGGGCCTGTGGCTGATGTCCTGGCTGGCAGTGATGTGCGGGACCTTCATCTTTTGTCTGGGTGTTTACCTTAAGACAGAGCTGATCCGAAGGGCCGAG GTGATGGAAAACTCGGAGATCCACGTGGTGCCCAACATCCTGATGATGGTGGGCCTGGCCTCCATTGGCACCAACTGGGTTGCCAGTCGTGTGTGTCAGGACTCCTTGGACGCAGCCCGCTTCCCCCGATGGAAAGTTTTCCTGCTGGCTTGGTTTGTTGTAGCTGCACTGATCTGTTTCCTTCTCGTCGCCGTTGTGGTGCTCAGCTATGCCCTGCAGGGACGACTGGAGGAGTCTCTGAAG GTTGGCCTGAGGAATGGTATTCGCTTCTACAAGGACACAGACGTGCCTGGCCGCTGTTTTCAGAAAGAGACCATCGATCGTCTGCAGATGGAGTTTCACTGTTGTGGAAACAACAACTTCAAGGATTGGTTTGAAGTTCAGTGGGTCAGCAACAGATACCTGGACTACACCTCCAAGGACGTCAAGGA TCGTATCCGGAGTAACGTGGACGGCCGTTACCTGCTGGATGCTGTTCCTTTCAGTTGCTGTAACCCCGCCTCCCCTCGCCCTTGCCTGCAGTACCAACTGACGGATAACAGTGCCCACCACAGCTATGAGTACCAATCAGAGGAGCTCAACCTGTACAGCCGTGGCTGTAGGCAGGCTCTCATCGAACACTACATGCAGTTGATGAATTCAACTGGTCCTGGTGTGCTGTCAATCATCTTAATACAG CTCTCGGTGCTTGTGAGCCTGCGTTACCTGCAGACGGCTGTGGAAGCAGCAATGCTTCTGGAGGACCCAGAGGGCGAAAGTGAGGGGTATCTCCTGGAGAAGGATGTGAAGGAAACCATTGAGGAGATCAAAGCCAATGTCCTCACCATGCTAAAGTTCGGGCAGGTTGACTCCAGCACCACCGAAGTGTCCCCTGAGGGTGAAGGAGAGAAGCCTGcttcttaa